A single region of the Dromaius novaehollandiae isolate bDroNov1 chromosome 27, bDroNov1.hap1, whole genome shotgun sequence genome encodes:
- the TCP11 gene encoding T-complex protein 11 homolog isoform X2, with protein sequence MPKPGEEEPPRPDGGLEEAEPSRESREEEPPALRPPDSPPQILSVSELLETAHEISKLTIAHEIVLNCDFKLQAVNFAPNSLENRVKDTLHKAFWDSLKEQLSASPPDYTQAIQLLQEIKEALLSLLLPRHNRLRSQIEEALDTELIRQEAEHGALDIHSLTMYILGTMAMLCAPVRDQEVQRLRSLTDPVQLLREIFRVLDLMKMDMLNFTIQSLRPHLQDHSIQYERKKFQELLDKLPNSLDHTTEWLRKAAAELSVSSSQSPPHPAVSSSPASPSQGAVSNSAALPSPTSVLNRGYMNLLCWEPGQKEYPETLFMDQARLQEVQSQVNQLTITAAVLLVTSGMCGSTLFGSPGFEEALQDIGNQVLQEVSRTLSQLGYPAFTSDKCASLKGQIRSIADKDNAVRSVIEQRIHSFLSLFISPNGQNSLKDLPKGLDAIQEELLEVGRRFGSVIHHNRQVFGPYYSEILKKVLFPEPEPDTGIDSF encoded by the exons ATGCCCAAGCCCGGCGAGGAGGAGCCCCCGCGCCCGGACGGCGGCCTCGAGGAAGCCGAGCCCTCCCGGGAGAGCCGCGAGGAAGAGCCGCCTGCCCTCCGCCCGCCCG ACAGCCCTCCACAAATTCTCTCCGTGAGTGAACTACTGGAAACAGCTCATGAGATTTCCAAACTGACCATTGCACATGAAATTGTACTCAACTGTGACTTCAAACTGCAAGCGGTCAACTTTGCCCCAAACAG CCTGGAAAACAGAGTAAAGGATACACTGCACAAAGCCTTCTGGGACAGCCTGAAGGAACAGCTCTCTGCTAGTCCCCCAGACTACACTCAGGCAATCCAACTGCTGCAGGAGATAAAAGAG GCTCTGCTATCACTGCTGTTGCCACGGCACAACCGATTGCGAAGCCAAATTGAAGAAGCCCTGGACACGGAGTTGATTAGACAGGAGGCTGAACATGGGGCTCTGGATATCCACAGTCTCACCATGTACATCCTTGGCACGATGGCAATGCTGTGCGCGCCTGTTCGAGATCAGGAAGTACAAAGATTGCGGAGCCTGACAGATCCAGTTCAACTTCTTAG GGAGATTTTCCGGGTGTTGGACCTCATGAAAATGGATATGTTGAATTTTACCATCCAGAGCCTCCGCCCCCACTTGCAGGACCACTCCATCCAGTACGAACGGAAGAAATTCCAGGAGCTCTTAGATAAGCTACCTA ATAGCCTGGATCACACAACGGAGTGGCTgcgcaaagcagcagcagaactgtcTGTGTCCTCTTCACAATCTCCACCCCACCCTGCAGTCAGCAGCTCGCCTGCCTCACCCTCACAGGGAGCAGTCAGCAATAGCGCAGCGCTGCCAAGCCCCACGTCTGTGCTAAACCGAGGGTACATGAATCTGCTCTGCTGGGAGCCTGGACAAAAGGAATATCCTGAG ACACTGTTTATGGATCAGGCCCGACTGCAGGAAGTACAGTCGCAGGTGAATCAGCTTACCATCACAGCTGCAGTCCTGCTGGTGACCAGTGGCATGTGTGGAAGCACCTTATTTGGCTCACCTGG GTTTGAAGAAGCTTTACAAGACATCGGCAATCAAGTGCTCCAGGAAGTCAGCAGGACTCTTTCACAGCTGGGTTACCCTGCTTTTACCAGTGACAAATGTGCCTCCCTGAAAGGCCAGATAAGAAGCATCGCAGACAAGGACAACGCAGTGCGGAGTGTCATTG AGCAGCGGATTCATTCATTCCTCAGCCTTTTTATTTCCCCTAATGGACAGAATTCTCTCAAGGACCTCCCAAAGGGCCTTGATGCCATTCAAGAAGAGCTGCTGGAAGTTGGGCGCAGGTTTGGAAGTGTGATCCACCACAACAGGCAGGTGTTTGGACCTTACTACTCAGAAATTCTCAAGAAAGTGCTTTTCCCAGAACCGGAACCAGACACAGGAATAGACTCTTTCTGA
- the TCP11 gene encoding T-complex protein 11 homolog isoform X1: MPKPGEEEPPRPDGGLEEAEPSRESREEEPPALRPPDSPPQILSVSELLETAHEISKLTIAHEIVLNCDFKLQAVNFAPNSLENRVKDTLHKAFWDSLKEQLSASPPDYTQAIQLLQEIKEALLSLLLPRHNRLRSQIEEALDTELIRQEAEHGALDIHSLTMYILGTMAMLCAPVRDQEVQRLRSLTDPVQLLREIFRVLDLMKMDMLNFTIQSLRPHLQDHSIQYERKKFQELLDKLPNSLDHTTEWLRKAAAELSVSSSQSPPHPAVSSSPASPSQGAVSNSAALPSPTSVLNRGYMNLLCWEPGQKEYPETLFMDQARLQEVQSQVNQLTITAAVLLVTSGMCGSTLFGSPGFVARLKRVTKVLLEGLSCTRFEEALQDIGNQVLQEVSRTLSQLGYPAFTSDKCASLKGQIRSIADKDNAVRSVIEQRIHSFLSLFISPNGQNSLKDLPKGLDAIQEELLEVGRRFGSVIHHNRQVFGPYYSEILKKVLFPEPEPDTGIDSF, translated from the exons ATGCCCAAGCCCGGCGAGGAGGAGCCCCCGCGCCCGGACGGCGGCCTCGAGGAAGCCGAGCCCTCCCGGGAGAGCCGCGAGGAAGAGCCGCCTGCCCTCCGCCCGCCCG ACAGCCCTCCACAAATTCTCTCCGTGAGTGAACTACTGGAAACAGCTCATGAGATTTCCAAACTGACCATTGCACATGAAATTGTACTCAACTGTGACTTCAAACTGCAAGCGGTCAACTTTGCCCCAAACAG CCTGGAAAACAGAGTAAAGGATACACTGCACAAAGCCTTCTGGGACAGCCTGAAGGAACAGCTCTCTGCTAGTCCCCCAGACTACACTCAGGCAATCCAACTGCTGCAGGAGATAAAAGAG GCTCTGCTATCACTGCTGTTGCCACGGCACAACCGATTGCGAAGCCAAATTGAAGAAGCCCTGGACACGGAGTTGATTAGACAGGAGGCTGAACATGGGGCTCTGGATATCCACAGTCTCACCATGTACATCCTTGGCACGATGGCAATGCTGTGCGCGCCTGTTCGAGATCAGGAAGTACAAAGATTGCGGAGCCTGACAGATCCAGTTCAACTTCTTAG GGAGATTTTCCGGGTGTTGGACCTCATGAAAATGGATATGTTGAATTTTACCATCCAGAGCCTCCGCCCCCACTTGCAGGACCACTCCATCCAGTACGAACGGAAGAAATTCCAGGAGCTCTTAGATAAGCTACCTA ATAGCCTGGATCACACAACGGAGTGGCTgcgcaaagcagcagcagaactgtcTGTGTCCTCTTCACAATCTCCACCCCACCCTGCAGTCAGCAGCTCGCCTGCCTCACCCTCACAGGGAGCAGTCAGCAATAGCGCAGCGCTGCCAAGCCCCACGTCTGTGCTAAACCGAGGGTACATGAATCTGCTCTGCTGGGAGCCTGGACAAAAGGAATATCCTGAG ACACTGTTTATGGATCAGGCCCGACTGCAGGAAGTACAGTCGCAGGTGAATCAGCTTACCATCACAGCTGCAGTCCTGCTGGTGACCAGTGGCATGTGTGGAAGCACCTTATTTGGCTCACCTGGGTTTGTAGCTAGGCTGAAACGGGTAACAAAGGTCCTCTTGGAAGGGCTCTCTTGTACCAG GTTTGAAGAAGCTTTACAAGACATCGGCAATCAAGTGCTCCAGGAAGTCAGCAGGACTCTTTCACAGCTGGGTTACCCTGCTTTTACCAGTGACAAATGTGCCTCCCTGAAAGGCCAGATAAGAAGCATCGCAGACAAGGACAACGCAGTGCGGAGTGTCATTG AGCAGCGGATTCATTCATTCCTCAGCCTTTTTATTTCCCCTAATGGACAGAATTCTCTCAAGGACCTCCCAAAGGGCCTTGATGCCATTCAAGAAGAGCTGCTGGAAGTTGGGCGCAGGTTTGGAAGTGTGATCCACCACAACAGGCAGGTGTTTGGACCTTACTACTCAGAAATTCTCAAGAAAGTGCTTTTCCCAGAACCGGAACCAGACACAGGAATAGACTCTTTCTGA